A window of Candidatus Hydrogenedentota bacterium contains these coding sequences:
- a CDS encoding PTS sugar transporter subunit IIA, with translation MVLRRLLQPHTIEISTGYLDKWSAIERLADLIVSSGKATDRDTLLSAILDRERRGSTGFGHGIAIPRARTEIVREVGAALGISAPGMDFDSTDGRPCHLVFLIVAPPHEPTQYLEALAAAAALRQRPSLIARLKEAGCVDDVLASINASGKGRN, from the coding sequence ATGGTACTGAGAAGACTGCTACAACCGCATACGATCGAAATCTCGACCGGCTACCTCGATAAGTGGTCGGCTATCGAGCGTCTTGCCGATCTCATTGTCAGTAGCGGAAAGGCCACCGACCGCGATACCCTGCTTTCGGCGATTCTGGACCGGGAAAGACGGGGCAGCACTGGTTTCGGGCACGGTATTGCCATTCCCCGTGCCCGGACAGAAATCGTTCGCGAGGTCGGCGCCGCCCTGGGCATCTCCGCGCCGGGCATGGATTTCGATTCAACCGACGGAAGGCCCTGCCACCTTGTCTTTCTGATCGTCGCTCCGCCTCACGAACCGACACAATACCTCGAGGCGCTGGCCGCCGCGGCTGCCCTCAGGCAGCGCCCGAGCCTGATCGCCCGGTTGAAAGAGGCTGGCTGCGTGGACGACGTCCTTGCTTCCATTAATGCCTCAGGAAAAGGTCGGAACTGA
- a CDS encoding YifB family Mg chelatase-like AAA ATPase, which yields MLARVRSCGVLGIDGYPLEVEVDNHPGQRRFTMVGLPDTAVKESQERVQSALRSAGFRYLRGVVVVNLAPADVRKEGSALDLPIALGMAAASEQLPATRFPDYAIVGELALDGSVRPVAGALCMAMAARDQGLRGIILPRANAEEAGVVPEMQVIPVSTLTEAAEFVTERAEIAPFRTDLHGAFSQAQAHTPDLTDVKGQAHVKRALTVAAAGSHNLLMIGPPGTGKTMLASRLPGILPEMTFEEALETTRVYSVAGNVSEKGNLVCRRPFRAPHHTATTVSISGGGHGLQPMPGEVSLAHNGVLFLDELPEFNRAALEVLRQPLEEGLVHIRRASYSVTFPSRFMLVVAMNPCPCGCRTDPRRECRCSVGEIQRYMSRLSGPLLDRIDIHVDVPPLSFDEMSDDRPSGAATPDVRAQVQAARERQHARHEGRHRGNAHLDATATRKHCAVSPSGKMLLESALERMGLSARAYDKILRVARTLADLEEHDRIGDHHLAEAIQYRSL from the coding sequence ATGCTGGCGCGGGTTCGATCGTGCGGAGTCCTGGGCATCGACGGGTATCCCTTGGAAGTCGAGGTCGACAACCATCCCGGCCAGCGGCGATTCACCATGGTCGGCCTGCCCGACACGGCGGTCAAAGAAAGCCAGGAACGCGTGCAATCGGCGTTGCGGAGCGCGGGATTCCGGTACCTGCGAGGCGTGGTGGTCGTCAACCTGGCCCCGGCCGACGTGCGGAAGGAGGGCAGCGCCCTCGACCTCCCCATCGCCCTCGGCATGGCCGCCGCCAGCGAACAACTTCCCGCGACGCGGTTCCCCGACTACGCCATTGTGGGGGAACTCGCGCTGGACGGCTCCGTTCGTCCGGTGGCCGGCGCACTGTGCATGGCCATGGCCGCCCGGGACCAGGGTCTGCGCGGCATCATCCTTCCGCGGGCGAACGCGGAGGAAGCCGGGGTCGTGCCCGAGATGCAGGTTATCCCGGTATCGACCCTGACGGAGGCCGCCGAGTTTGTTACCGAACGCGCCGAGATCGCGCCGTTCCGGACCGACCTGCACGGGGCTTTCTCGCAAGCGCAGGCCCACACCCCCGACCTGACTGACGTGAAAGGCCAGGCGCACGTGAAACGCGCGCTGACCGTCGCCGCGGCGGGCTCGCACAACCTGCTCATGATCGGCCCGCCCGGCACGGGCAAGACCATGCTTGCGTCGCGGCTCCCGGGGATTCTGCCCGAGATGACATTTGAAGAGGCCCTCGAAACCACACGGGTCTACAGCGTTGCGGGCAACGTAAGCGAGAAAGGCAACCTCGTCTGCCGGCGTCCGTTCCGCGCGCCGCACCACACGGCAACGACCGTGTCCATCAGCGGCGGGGGCCACGGTCTCCAGCCCATGCCGGGAGAGGTGAGCCTCGCCCACAACGGTGTGCTGTTTCTCGACGAGCTGCCCGAGTTCAACCGCGCCGCCCTCGAGGTGTTGCGGCAGCCGCTGGAGGAGGGGCTGGTCCACATTCGCCGCGCATCGTACTCCGTGACGTTCCCGAGCCGGTTCATGCTGGTCGTCGCGATGAACCCGTGTCCCTGCGGATGCCGGACCGACCCCCGCCGCGAATGCCGGTGCTCAGTGGGCGAGATCCAGCGCTACATGAGCCGTTTATCGGGCCCGTTGCTCGACCGTATTGACATCCACGTCGACGTGCCGCCCCTGTCCTTCGATGAGATGTCCGATGACCGCCCCAGCGGCGCGGCCACCCCCGACGTCCGCGCGCAGGTACAGGCCGCCCGCGAACGCCAACATGCCCGCCACGAGGGACGCCACCGCGGTAACGCGCATCTCGACGCCACCGCAACACGAAAACACTGCGCCGTGAGTCCAAGCGGCAAGATGCTGCTCGAATCCGCTCTCGAACGCATGGGACTCAGCGCGCGCGCATACGACAAGATTCTCCGCGTAGCCCGCACTCTCGCCGACCTAGAGGAGCACGACCGCATCGGCGACCACCACCTCGCGGAGGCCATCCAGTACAGGAGCCTGGA
- a CDS encoding Gfo/Idh/MocA family oxidoreductase, translated as MSTPSIHDINRRDFLRRAGQGAAVAGLGASAFRTAAREKVEPVDPHAPKTGKVPAADQVLGIGMIGVGGMGGGHLTDLLEREKAGQKLAVRAVCDVYTRRQKDRKERVKAATGRDIEAYYDYTKLLERDDIDAVVIATPDHWHALASIHAMEAGKDVYCQKPVTLTVEESLDVRDAAYRTGRVFQCGAQRCSDDWFWQARKFIKDGGLGKILYAQLDYSRNSGSPENPQGGEWNYAIDEDATDDPNGGDGYIDWEQWLGPAPKRPFSKPRFFQFRKYWDYSGGIATDLLYHFIAPLTIALDCQAPEKVSAGGGIFVQHDDREVPDTFLVVMDYPEDFSILMTSSMANKQANPAMIRGHFATLRPGGAGIQITPEDEFKGWFKEKYGTDGVLEIPNEPREEHMDNWLNAIRNRTECHCPPELAYRAQVATKLACDSYQQEKVLFWDNAAEQYVDSHPRPDRSSKVPALPS; from the coding sequence ATGAGCACGCCATCCATTCACGACATTAACCGCCGCGATTTTCTCCGGCGCGCGGGCCAGGGCGCGGCCGTTGCGGGCCTGGGCGCTTCGGCCTTCAGAACTGCCGCGCGCGAGAAAGTCGAGCCCGTGGATCCCCATGCGCCGAAGACGGGCAAGGTGCCCGCGGCGGACCAGGTCCTCGGCATCGGCATGATCGGCGTGGGCGGCATGGGCGGCGGCCATCTTACGGACCTCCTCGAACGCGAAAAAGCGGGACAGAAGCTCGCGGTGCGCGCGGTCTGCGACGTCTACACGCGCCGCCAGAAGGATCGCAAGGAACGGGTCAAGGCGGCAACGGGCCGCGACATCGAGGCTTATTACGATTACACCAAGCTCCTCGAACGGGACGACATCGATGCGGTGGTCATCGCTACGCCCGATCATTGGCACGCCTTGGCCTCGATCCACGCCATGGAAGCCGGGAAAGACGTTTACTGCCAGAAACCCGTGACCCTGACGGTCGAGGAATCGCTCGACGTGCGCGATGCCGCCTACCGCACTGGCCGCGTGTTTCAGTGCGGTGCGCAACGCTGTTCCGATGACTGGTTCTGGCAAGCCCGTAAATTCATCAAAGACGGCGGGTTGGGCAAGATCCTGTACGCTCAGTTGGATTACAGCCGCAACTCGGGCAGTCCCGAGAATCCCCAGGGCGGCGAGTGGAACTACGCAATCGATGAGGACGCCACCGACGACCCCAACGGCGGCGACGGCTACATCGATTGGGAACAGTGGCTCGGACCCGCTCCCAAACGCCCGTTCTCGAAACCACGGTTCTTTCAGTTCCGCAAATACTGGGACTACTCGGGCGGCATCGCCACGGACCTTCTGTACCACTTCATCGCGCCCTTGACGATCGCCCTGGATTGCCAGGCGCCCGAGAAGGTGTCCGCGGGCGGCGGCATCTTCGTGCAGCACGACGACCGCGAAGTGCCGGACACGTTTCTGGTCGTGATGGACTATCCGGAGGATTTCAGCATCCTGATGACGTCGTCGATGGCGAACAAGCAGGCGAACCCCGCGATGATTCGCGGGCACTTCGCGACGTTGCGGCCCGGCGGCGCCGGCATTCAGATTACGCCCGAGGACGAGTTCAAGGGATGGTTCAAAGAGAAGTACGGCACCGACGGGGTCCTCGAGATACCCAACGAGCCGCGCGAAGAACACATGGACAACTGGCTCAATGCTATCCGTAACCGCACCGAGTGCCATTGCCCGCCCGAGCTGGCGTATCGCGCGCAGGTGGCCACCAAGCTCGCGTGCGATTCGTACCAGCAGGAAAAAGTCCTGTTCTGGGACAACGCGGCCGAACAGTACGTGGACAGCCATCCCCGGCCGGACAGGTCCTCCAAGGTGCCTGCGCTCCCGTCGTAG